A region of Prochlorococcus marinus subsp. pastoris str. CCMP1986 DNA encodes the following proteins:
- the tig gene encoding trigger factor, with amino-acid sequence MIKEELIVKTTALPQSRIALELEIPSNTCKSCVNETINSISRSAKIPGFRLGKIPKQVLIQRIGITQLHASALEKIIDKSWNQALKMESIEPLSEPELVDGFESILKFFNPEKPLKITLQTDIAPEFKLKKSKGLSVEIKKSKFDPKSIDEALEKSRNQLANIIPVNNRPAKLGDIAVVSFKGVYKDSKKEIDGGSSDSMDLELEKNKMIPGFVEGIVGMKIDDNKTLTLRFPEDYSHEDSRGKEAIFDISLKDLKEKELPELNDDFAKQSGNKDSLKELKKDIEKQLKENFDNTQKNIKVEALMDALSKELDAEIPKAMIDIEVRNNIEQTAQRFAQQGMDIKSTFTPELVKSLAESTRPQAEKNVQRNLALKALSEREKITVDNEEIDQKMKEYEDEISKSPKQIDIQKLKDVVRNDLLQEKLITWLEENSAVKEINEKATKLTTKTTTKATTKKGVKTKSKPKVNKKEKN; translated from the coding sequence ATGATTAAAGAAGAATTAATAGTAAAAACTACCGCACTACCCCAAAGTAGAATTGCACTTGAATTAGAAATACCATCTAATACATGCAAATCATGCGTAAATGAGACAATAAATTCAATTAGTCGTTCGGCCAAAATTCCTGGGTTTAGGCTTGGCAAAATTCCAAAACAAGTATTAATACAACGAATCGGCATTACACAACTACATGCCTCTGCCCTAGAAAAAATAATTGATAAATCTTGGAACCAAGCTTTAAAGATGGAATCAATAGAGCCACTAAGTGAACCAGAATTAGTTGATGGATTTGAATCAATACTAAAATTTTTTAATCCGGAAAAACCTTTAAAAATTACTCTACAAACTGATATTGCACCCGAATTTAAATTAAAAAAATCAAAAGGTCTATCAGTTGAGATTAAAAAAAGTAAGTTTGACCCCAAATCCATAGATGAAGCTTTGGAAAAATCAAGAAATCAATTAGCAAATATTATTCCAGTTAATAACAGGCCTGCTAAGTTAGGAGACATCGCGGTAGTTAGTTTCAAAGGTGTTTACAAAGATTCCAAAAAAGAAATCGACGGGGGATCTAGTGATTCAATGGATCTTGAATTAGAAAAGAACAAAATGATTCCAGGCTTCGTTGAGGGAATTGTTGGTATGAAAATTGATGATAATAAAACTCTTACTCTAAGATTTCCTGAAGACTATTCTCATGAAGATTCCAGAGGTAAAGAAGCAATTTTTGACATAAGTCTTAAAGATCTTAAAGAAAAAGAATTACCCGAACTTAATGATGATTTTGCAAAACAATCTGGAAATAAAGATTCATTAAAAGAACTAAAAAAAGATATAGAAAAACAACTAAAGGAGAATTTTGATAATACTCAAAAAAATATAAAAGTTGAAGCTTTAATGGATGCACTATCCAAAGAGTTAGATGCCGAGATTCCAAAAGCAATGATTGATATTGAAGTTAGAAATAATATTGAACAAACAGCGCAAAGATTTGCTCAACAAGGCATGGATATTAAATCAACATTTACTCCAGAATTGGTGAAATCTTTAGCAGAATCAACTCGTCCTCAAGCTGAAAAAAATGTTCAAAGAAATTTAGCTTTAAAAGCATTATCAGAAAGAGAAAAAATCACAGTCGATAATGAAGAAATAGATCAGAAAATGAAGGAATATGAAGATGAAATTTCTAAATCACCAAAACAAATTGACATTCAGAAATTAAAAGATGTAGTTCGCAACGATCTCCTACAAGAAAAGTTAATCACTTGGCTTGAAGAAAATTCAGCAGTAAAAGAAATAAATGAAAAAGCAACAAAATTAACCACAAAAACAACCACAAAAGCAACTACCAAAAAAGGAGTTAAAACTAAAAGTAAACCCAAGGTAAACAAAAAAGAAAAAAATTAA